A single Arachis hypogaea cultivar Tifrunner unplaced genomic scaffold, arahy.Tifrunner.gnm2.J5K5 arahy.Tifrunner.gnm2.scaffold_22, whole genome shotgun sequence DNA region contains:
- the LOC114926177 gene encoding cytochrome c oxidase subunit 2-like: protein MFNNVRRISLFDEKSLNSTSSDTASMWNDFPSVPSDLPPLPADSVPSVPSLPSIASDVEVEQPAPSNYNYETHGIDEDHPGPDSERIVELQSDIHDKLGELMTNKSDQDVLSAAEALHGESNNIPFLEHLLDDLNKNGIEGEAYKDALDLSNRLGILPDKAALCDAAEPWQLGFQDAASPMMQGIIDLHHDIFFFLILILVFVSRILVRALWHFHYQKNPIPQRIVHGTTIEILRTIFPSIIPMFIAIPSFALLYSMDEVVVDPAITIKAIGHQWYRTYEYSDYNSSDEQSLTFDSYTIPEDDLELGQSRLLEVDNRVVVPAKTHLRIIVTPADVPHSWAVPSLGVKCDAVPGRLNQISISVQREGVYYGQCSEICGTNHAFTPIVVEAVPSKDYGSRVSNQLIPQTTGEA from the coding sequence ATGTTTAACAACGTTCGACGCATCTCTTTATTTGATGAGAAGAGTCTTAACTCAACTTCGAGTGATACAGCTTCTATGTGGAATGATTTTCCATCGGTCCCTTCTGACCTGCCACCCTTACCAGCCGACTCGGTTCCATCTGTCCCCTCATTACCTTCCATAGCAAGTGATGTTGAGGTGGAGCAGCCGGCTCCTTCTAATTATAATTACGAGACTCATGGTATTGATGAGGATCATCCGGGTCCGGACAGTGAACGTATAGTAGAGCTTCAATCTGATATACACGATAAATTGGGAGAGTTGATGACTAACAAGAGTGACCAAGACGTTCTGAGTGCGGCCGAAGCTTTACATGGCGAAAGCAACAATATCCCTTTTCTGGAGCACCTGTTAGATGATTTGAACAAAAACGGAATAGAAGGTGAAGCCTATAAGGATGCCCTGGATCTATCGAATAGGTTGGGTATATTACCCGATAAAGCAGCTTTGTGTGATGCAGCGGAGCCATGGCAATTAGGATTTCAAGACGCAGCAAGtcctatgatgcaaggaataATCGATTTACATCACGATATCTTTTTCTTCCTCATTCTGATTTTGGTTTTCGTATCACGGATCTTGGTTCGCGCTTTATGGCATTTCCACTATCAAAAAAACCCAATCCCGCAAAGGATTGTTCATGGAACTACTATCGAGATTCTTCGGACCATATTTCCTAGTATCATCCCGATGTTCATTGCTATACCATCATTTGCTCTGTTATACTCAATGGACGAGGTAGTAGTAGATCCAGCCATTACTATCAAAGCTATTGGACATCAATGGTATCGGACTTATGAGTATTCAGACTATAACAGTTCCGATGAACAGTCACTCACTTTTGACAGTTATACGATTCCAGAAGATGATCTAGAATTGGGTCAATCACGTTTATTAGAAGTGGACAATAGAGTGGTTGTACCAGCCAAAACTCATCTACGTATTATTGTAACACCTGCTGATGTACCTCATAGTTGGGCTGTACCTTCCTTAGGTGTCAAATGTGATGCTGTACCTGGTCGTTTAAATCAGATCTCTATTTCGGTACAACGAGAAGGGGTTTACTATGGTCAGTGCAGTGAGATTTGTGGAACTAATCATGCCTTTACGCCTATCGTCGTAGAAGCTGTTCCTAGTAAAGATTATGGTTCTCGGGTATCCAATCAATTAATCCCACAAACAACAGGGGAAGCTTAA